A genomic window from Halorussus rarus includes:
- a CDS encoding ABC transporter substrate-binding protein, with translation MASDDSLKRRSFLKAAGGAAAAATLAGCTGGDSEGQETTTSGDTTDDGGDTTTESSDDGQNTLLTYGRGSGSTTLDPQATTTGEDAKVLNQVYDRLVGFKPGGSSLVAALAKDWNQSGKTATLTLRQGATFHNGEEFTADDFIATYRRFLDSEYEYFVGDSNQSIYGPYLLGNVEDVEATGDYELKFTLSKKYAPFVANLAVFALAVMPRSAIEGDRDLSKNPVGTGPFSFEKWNNSNQTIRLMANGEYWGEGPHVDEVVFTAIGQNTTRAQSLDTGEVDIIDGIGAQAASVVKGSSSASLKKKPGMTIGYMAFNMARVEAFRNKKVRKAISHAINTKAIVENIYRGQAVNATQPLPPNVMGHNSEVSAYEYDPEKAQSLLEEAGYGDGFSFELATMTNPRPYFASPVQTAQTVKSNLGEVGIDVSINKQSWNPYLTYTAEGKHDACFLGWISDNADPDNFFSPLLGHSGMSLDKIPEGQDWVSSDVEGINTGNRARWANREFLELIREGQSTYEQSARKETYEQASKLTHDEAPWVFMTHTEVLRGVNNRVKNYTVAPISGPFLNLVSVE, from the coding sequence ATGGCGTCAGATGACAGTCTGAAGCGGCGCAGTTTCCTGAAGGCGGCCGGCGGTGCGGCGGCCGCGGCCACGCTGGCAGGATGTACCGGCGGCGACTCGGAAGGCCAGGAGACGACCACGTCCGGCGACACCACCGACGACGGTGGTGACACCACGACCGAATCGAGCGACGACGGACAGAACACCCTGCTCACCTACGGCCGGGGTTCGGGGTCGACGACGCTCGACCCGCAGGCCACGACCACCGGCGAGGACGCGAAGGTCCTCAACCAGGTGTACGACCGGCTCGTCGGGTTCAAGCCCGGCGGCTCCTCGCTGGTCGCGGCGCTGGCGAAGGACTGGAACCAGAGCGGCAAGACCGCGACGCTCACGCTCCGGCAGGGCGCGACGTTCCACAACGGCGAGGAGTTCACTGCCGACGACTTCATCGCGACGTACCGGCGGTTCCTCGACTCGGAGTACGAGTACTTCGTCGGCGACTCGAACCAGTCGATCTACGGCCCGTACCTGCTCGGCAACGTCGAGGACGTGGAGGCGACCGGCGACTACGAACTGAAGTTCACGCTCTCGAAGAAGTACGCGCCGTTCGTGGCCAACCTCGCGGTGTTCGCGCTCGCGGTCATGCCGCGGTCGGCCATCGAGGGCGACCGGGACCTCTCGAAGAACCCGGTCGGCACCGGGCCGTTCTCGTTCGAGAAGTGGAACAACTCGAACCAGACCATCCGCCTGATGGCCAACGGCGAGTACTGGGGCGAGGGCCCCCACGTCGACGAGGTCGTGTTCACCGCCATCGGCCAGAACACCACCCGCGCCCAGTCGCTCGACACCGGCGAGGTCGACATCATCGACGGCATCGGCGCGCAGGCCGCCAGCGTCGTCAAGGGGTCGAGCTCGGCCTCGCTCAAGAAGAAGCCCGGGATGACCATCGGGTACATGGCGTTCAACATGGCCCGGGTCGAGGCGTTCCGTAACAAGAAGGTCCGCAAGGCCATCAGCCACGCCATCAACACGAAGGCCATCGTCGAGAACATCTACCGGGGTCAGGCCGTCAACGCGACCCAGCCGCTCCCGCCGAACGTGATGGGCCACAATAGCGAGGTCAGCGCGTACGAGTACGACCCCGAGAAGGCACAGTCGCTGCTCGAGGAGGCCGGCTACGGCGACGGGTTCTCGTTCGAGCTCGCGACGATGACGAACCCGCGGCCGTACTTCGCCTCTCCGGTCCAGACGGCCCAGACGGTCAAGTCGAACCTCGGCGAGGTCGGCATCGATGTCTCCATCAACAAGCAGTCGTGGAACCCCTACCTCACGTACACCGCAGAGGGCAAGCACGACGCGTGTTTCCTGGGCTGGATCTCGGACAACGCCGACCCGGACAACTTCTTCTCGCCGCTGCTGGGCCACTCCGGGATGAGTCTCGACAAGATCCCCGAGGGCCAGGACTGGGTCAGCTCGGACGTCGAGGGCATCAACACCGGCAACCGCGCCCGGTGGGCCAACCGGGAGTTCCTCGAACTCATCCGGGAGGGTCAGTCGACCTACGAGCAGTCCGCGCGCAAGGAGACCTACGAGCAGGCCAGCAAGCTCACCCACGACGAGGCGCCGTGGGTGTTCATGACCCACACCGAGGTGCTGCGCGGCGTCAACAACCGCGTCAAGAACTACACGGTCGCGCCCATCAGCGGGCCGTTCCTCAACCTGGTCTCGGTCGAGTGA
- a CDS encoding BtpA/SgcQ family protein, giving the protein MTPIPAIDADKPVVGMVHLAPLPGAPKFDGDFERVREAALRDARRLEAGGVDALLVENFGDAPFYPDEVPEHVVASMTRVATDIRREVDLPMGINVLRNDAAAAISVAAAVEAAFVRVNVHVGARVTDQGVVEGQAHETVRLREELGADVGIFADLEVKHSAALADRPLDAEAVAEPVERGLADGVVVSGAGTGHEVAGDHLEAVAAARDEADLDAPIFVGSGTTTENVADLLGVADGVVVGTALKDGGETTNRVSEERVERLVAAADEAR; this is encoded by the coding sequence ATGACCCCGATTCCCGCCATCGACGCCGACAAGCCCGTCGTCGGGATGGTCCACCTCGCGCCCCTGCCGGGCGCCCCGAAGTTCGACGGCGACTTCGAGCGGGTCCGGGAGGCCGCGCTCCGGGACGCCCGCCGACTCGAAGCCGGCGGCGTCGACGCGCTGCTGGTCGAGAACTTCGGCGACGCGCCGTTCTACCCCGACGAGGTGCCCGAGCACGTGGTGGCGTCGATGACCCGCGTCGCCACCGACATCCGGAGAGAGGTCGACCTCCCGATGGGAATCAACGTCCTCCGGAACGACGCCGCGGCCGCAATTTCGGTCGCGGCCGCGGTCGAGGCCGCGTTCGTTCGCGTGAACGTTCACGTGGGCGCGCGCGTGACCGACCAAGGTGTCGTCGAGGGACAGGCCCACGAGACGGTCCGCCTGCGCGAGGAACTCGGTGCCGACGTCGGCATCTTCGCAGACCTCGAGGTGAAGCACTCCGCGGCGCTGGCCGACCGACCGCTCGACGCCGAGGCGGTCGCCGAACCGGTCGAGCGCGGTCTCGCCGACGGGGTCGTCGTCTCGGGCGCCGGCACCGGCCACGAGGTCGCGGGCGACCACCTCGAAGCGGTCGCCGCGGCCCGCGACGAAGCCGACCTCGACGCTCCCATCTTCGTCGGAAGCGGTACCACGACCGAGAACGTCGCCGACCTGCTCGGGGTCGCCGACGGCGTCGTCGTCGGCACCGCACTCAAGGACGGCGGCGAGACCACGAACCGCGTCTCGGAGGAGCGCGTCGAGCGACTGGTCGCGGCCGCCGACGAGGCGCGCTGA
- a CDS encoding ABC transporter substrate-binding protein: protein MSSNDTSVSRRSVLKAAGGAAASASVAGYVDTGSSDATQQQGGGGTLTYARGNDSGTLDPQNTTSGEDVKVTNQIYDRLIEFEPGESSLIAGLATEWNLEGQQATVTLREGVTFHNGNEFTADDFIATYRRFTDSDYEYYPGDEYVSSYGPFTLGNWVQSVEKNGDYEMTIQLQQRYAPFLRNLAMFASSVLSEQAIQERGTDLSQNPMGTGPFVFENWDQGNQRIRLSASDDYWGDGPFVDEVVFTAVSENTTRAQTLISGGANIIDGLGAQAAQIVENSQNARLMETQGINIGYMAFNMARVEAFRDRRVRRAISLAINTGALVNTIYRGIAVQANQPIPSNVLGYNEDIEPYPHDPERAQQLLNEAGYGDGFSFELATFQNPRTYNPSPIQAAQTVKSNLNEVGITVNINQQPFNPFLTYTSSGRHDACFLGWMTDNADPDNFYYALLHPGISQDQVPDGQDWVGWDTEGFNTLDVAAWANTEFMDLTERAQRTYDQQERGDLYRQAAQIAHDEAPWVFIDHAKELRGIGPNVQNFVVAPIGGPFLKQVRLQG from the coding sequence ATGTCTTCAAACGACACATCGGTTTCGAGGCGGAGCGTGCTGAAGGCGGCAGGTGGGGCGGCGGCCTCCGCCTCGGTCGCGGGGTACGTCGATACCGGGAGTTCGGACGCGACCCAGCAACAGGGGGGTGGCGGGACGCTCACGTACGCCCGGGGGAACGACTCGGGTACGCTCGACCCGCAGAACACGACCAGCGGGGAGGACGTGAAGGTCACCAACCAGATCTACGACCGGCTCATCGAGTTCGAGCCGGGCGAGTCATCGCTGATCGCCGGACTCGCGACCGAGTGGAACCTCGAGGGACAGCAGGCGACGGTGACGCTCCGAGAGGGGGTCACCTTCCACAACGGCAACGAGTTCACCGCCGACGACTTCATCGCGACGTACCGGCGGTTCACCGACTCGGACTACGAGTACTATCCGGGCGACGAGTACGTCTCCTCGTACGGGCCGTTCACGCTCGGCAACTGGGTCCAGAGCGTCGAGAAGAACGGCGACTACGAGATGACCATCCAGTTGCAGCAGCGGTACGCGCCGTTCCTCCGGAACCTCGCGATGTTCGCCTCCAGCGTGCTGTCCGAGCAGGCGATACAGGAGCGGGGGACCGACCTCAGCCAGAACCCGATGGGTACCGGACCGTTCGTGTTCGAGAACTGGGACCAGGGCAACCAGCGCATCCGACTGTCGGCCTCCGACGACTACTGGGGCGACGGGCCGTTCGTCGACGAGGTGGTGTTCACCGCCGTCAGTGAGAACACGACTCGGGCCCAGACGCTCATCTCCGGCGGGGCGAACATCATCGACGGGCTCGGCGCGCAGGCCGCCCAGATCGTCGAGAACTCCCAGAACGCCCGGCTGATGGAGACGCAGGGCATCAACATCGGGTACATGGCGTTCAACATGGCCCGGGTCGAGGCGTTCCGTGACAGGCGGGTCCGGCGGGCCATCAGCCTCGCCATCAACACCGGCGCGCTCGTCAACACCATCTACCGGGGGATCGCGGTCCAGGCCAACCAGCCGATTCCGTCGAACGTCTTGGGATACAACGAGGACATCGAGCCGTACCCCCACGACCCGGAACGCGCCCAGCAGCTCCTGAACGAGGCGGGGTACGGCGACGGGTTCAGCTTCGAGCTCGCGACGTTCCAGAACCCGCGGACGTACAATCCGTCGCCGATCCAGGCGGCCCAGACGGTCAAGTCGAACCTCAACGAGGTCGGCATCACGGTCAACATCAACCAGCAGCCGTTCAACCCCTTCCTGACCTATACGAGCTCCGGGAGGCACGACGCCTGCTTCCTGGGCTGGATGACCGACAACGCCGACCCGGACAACTTCTACTACGCCCTGCTTCACCCCGGCATCTCGCAGGACCAGGTGCCGGACGGCCAGGACTGGGTCGGCTGGGACACCGAGGGGTTCAACACCCTCGACGTGGCGGCGTGGGCGAACACCGAGTTCATGGACCTCACCGAACGGGCCCAGCGGACGTACGACCAGCAGGAGCGGGGCGACCTGTACCGACAGGCCGCCCAGATCGCCCACGACGAGGCGCCGTGGGTGTTCATCGACCACGCCAAGGAGCTCCGGGGCATCGGGCCGAACGTCCAGAACTTCGTGGTCGCGCCCATCGGCGGCCCGTTCCTCAAGCAGGTCCGACTCCAGGGGTAG
- a CDS encoding DHH family phosphoesterase produces MKDWVIDDDNLSFERKSILPGEGFFVPDSIEEAQEEAEAEEELTGADVAVVADPDADGLACTALVREAFGEGALIDAGPHDLEDALERVADYSEPGARIFVCDLCPDSYDEVGEALETLVEQAGAVRWFDHHQWTDEVAAAVREAGADLVVGDSEEECTADVAVRAIDHDFPDYLVELAAVTRDHDLWIRDDPRSDDLADFSYWAEPEEYIEAVAEHGADLPEDVTEFLAEMRVEKDALIEKAVARAETEEIGPWTVGVTYGRCSQNEVAEELRQQGTDAAVIVKPSGSASIRGSEGFERAHEVAGQVNGGGHPKAAGCKPRIYDDMLDYAHHWTTRGAVAKQVIVEAFWHVARDVEAETAAAAEADPDEGDESERDEGAGGDGATGDGDGADE; encoded by the coding sequence ATGAAGGACTGGGTCATCGACGACGACAACCTCTCTTTCGAACGCAAATCCATCCTCCCGGGCGAGGGGTTCTTCGTCCCCGATTCGATAGAGGAAGCCCAAGAGGAGGCCGAGGCCGAGGAGGAGCTGACCGGCGCGGACGTCGCGGTCGTGGCCGACCCCGACGCCGACGGGCTGGCCTGCACCGCGCTCGTGCGGGAGGCCTTCGGGGAGGGCGCGCTCATCGACGCCGGCCCGCACGACCTCGAGGACGCGCTCGAGCGCGTCGCCGACTACAGCGAGCCCGGCGCGCGCATCTTCGTCTGCGACCTCTGCCCCGACAGCTACGACGAGGTGGGCGAGGCCCTGGAGACGCTGGTCGAGCAGGCCGGCGCAGTCCGGTGGTTCGACCACCACCAGTGGACCGACGAGGTGGCCGCGGCGGTCCGCGAGGCGGGCGCGGACCTCGTGGTCGGCGACAGCGAGGAGGAGTGCACCGCCGACGTGGCGGTCCGGGCCATCGACCACGACTTCCCGGACTACCTCGTCGAGCTCGCGGCGGTCACCCGCGACCACGACCTCTGGATCCGCGACGACCCCCGGAGCGACGACCTCGCGGACTTCTCCTACTGGGCCGAGCCCGAGGAGTACATCGAGGCGGTCGCCGAGCACGGCGCCGACCTGCCCGAGGACGTCACGGAGTTCCTGGCCGAGATGCGGGTCGAGAAGGACGCGCTCATCGAGAAGGCGGTCGCCCGGGCCGAGACCGAGGAGATCGGACCGTGGACCGTCGGCGTGACCTACGGCCGGTGCTCCCAGAACGAGGTCGCCGAGGAGCTCCGCCAGCAGGGGACCGACGCCGCCGTGATCGTCAAGCCCTCCGGCAGCGCATCGATCCGCGGCAGCGAGGGCTTCGAGCGGGCTCACGAGGTCGCCGGCCAGGTCAACGGCGGCGGCCATCCCAAGGCCGCGGGCTGCAAACCCCGCATTTACGACGACATGCTCGACTACGCCCACCACTGGACGACCCGCGGCGCGGTCGCGAAGCAGGTCATCGTCGAGGCGTTCTGGCACGTGGCCCGGGACGTCGAGGCCGAGACGGCGGCGGCGGCCGAAGCCGACCCGGACGAGGGCGACGAGTCCGAACGAGACGAGGGCGCCGGCGGGGACGGGGCAACAGGCGACGGGGACGGCGCCGACGAATGA
- a CDS encoding DUF5807 family protein, producing the protein MSKREQFLAGERPEDVALFLSDSFVEGEGDGLAKHGEQVEDGVVLVVEGDQGRSVFKTATGMDAMGFAKRAMGTEGDIARDLSGGDCPDCDGAAEFVFAFAEEQNEEVGDLYAEGDVVHAYAYCDCGTAYSDKWVADETE; encoded by the coding sequence ATGAGCAAACGAGAGCAGTTCCTCGCGGGCGAGCGCCCCGAGGACGTGGCGCTGTTCCTCTCGGACTCGTTCGTCGAGGGCGAGGGCGACGGCCTGGCGAAGCACGGCGAGCAGGTCGAAGACGGCGTGGTGCTGGTGGTCGAGGGCGACCAGGGCCGGAGCGTGTTCAAGACCGCGACCGGGATGGACGCGATGGGGTTCGCCAAGCGGGCGATGGGCACCGAGGGCGACATCGCCCGTGACCTCTCGGGCGGGGACTGTCCCGACTGCGACGGGGCGGCCGAGTTCGTCTTCGCCTTCGCCGAGGAGCAGAACGAGGAGGTCGGCGACCTCTACGCCGAGGGCGACGTGGTCCACGCCTACGCCTACTGCGACTGCGGGACCGCCTACTCGGACAAGTGGGTCGCCGACGAAACGGAGTAG
- a CDS encoding ABC transporter ATP-binding protein: MRDLLSISDLQTQFNTERGVVQAVDDFDLSIREGETVGLVGESGSGKSVSALSLLQLVDDPGEVVGGEAAFRHEELTAEFADRYPTGVGDFVFPDEGYVDLLAAPEDAMREIRGGEVSMIFQDPMTSLNPALTVGEQVAESLRLHQYGGRKKDSWWNAVREIAPGLGGKDIDEAVLEDTIDMLEEVGIPEPTERVEEYPHEFSGGMRQRVLIAIALACQPKLLVADEPTTALDVTIQAQILDLINDLQDELGMSVLFITHDLGVVAETCDRVAVMYAGDIVEVGPVDEIFHNPSHPYTYALLESIPREDKQRLTPIEGNVPDLIDMPEGCHFAPRCPWAQPECTEGEIPNLQHGPAEVDHRAKCVLEEFDGGQYGEDREGITTRDHEIGDRLLRVEGMKKHFSRADGMLDEWLADEVESVKAVDGVSFDIYEGETVGLVGESGCGKSTAGRTLLHLEEPTDGRIVFQGTDLSELDREELREKRKDMQMIFQDPLSSLDPRMTVGQIIAEPLKIHDLPEEAPPDDTSRKQQRRDRVVELMEAVGLEPGQFDRYPHEISGGQRQRVGIARALAVDPDFIVADEPVSALDVSVQAQILNLLEDLQEEFGLTYLFIAHDLSVVRHISDRVAVMYLGEIVEVADTDELFADPKHPYTQALLSAIPEPDPRADTDDRVILEGDVPSPIDPPSGCHFRTRCPEVIPPTDLDIEQESYRAVMDYRERVEDRAIDLDAAWEEAGGDGAEAETATAADGGRQGAGTAASTAAFKSVLWDRLFDVEPTGRPHELVEDSFDRLAEGDWDAAASLLREHFESVCERKNPVLQDEAHPAACHLYDQPR; encoded by the coding sequence GTGAGAGACTTACTTTCAATCTCGGATCTGCAGACGCAGTTCAACACCGAACGCGGTGTCGTCCAGGCGGTCGACGACTTCGACCTGTCGATCCGGGAGGGCGAGACGGTCGGTCTCGTGGGCGAGTCCGGGTCCGGCAAGAGCGTCAGCGCCCTCTCGCTGCTCCAGCTCGTCGACGACCCCGGCGAGGTCGTCGGCGGCGAGGCGGCGTTCCGCCACGAGGAGCTGACCGCCGAGTTCGCCGACCGGTACCCCACGGGGGTCGGCGACTTCGTCTTCCCCGACGAGGGGTACGTCGACCTGCTCGCGGCGCCAGAGGACGCGATGCGCGAGATACGCGGCGGCGAGGTCAGCATGATCTTCCAGGACCCCATGACCTCGTTGAATCCCGCGCTGACCGTGGGCGAGCAGGTCGCCGAGAGCCTGCGGCTCCACCAGTACGGCGGCCGGAAGAAGGACTCGTGGTGGAACGCGGTCCGCGAGATCGCGCCCGGCCTCGGCGGGAAGGACATCGACGAGGCGGTGCTCGAGGACACCATCGACATGCTCGAGGAGGTCGGCATCCCCGAGCCCACCGAGCGGGTCGAGGAGTACCCCCACGAGTTCTCGGGCGGGATGCGCCAGCGCGTGCTCATCGCCATCGCGCTGGCCTGCCAGCCGAAGCTCCTCGTGGCCGACGAGCCGACTACCGCGCTCGACGTCACCATCCAGGCCCAGATCCTCGACCTCATCAACGACCTCCAGGACGAACTGGGCATGTCGGTGCTGTTCATCACCCACGACCTCGGCGTCGTCGCCGAGACCTGCGACCGGGTGGCGGTGATGTACGCCGGCGACATCGTGGAGGTCGGGCCGGTCGACGAGATATTCCACAACCCGAGCCACCCGTACACCTACGCGCTGCTCGAGTCCATCCCGCGGGAGGACAAGCAGCGCCTCACCCCCATCGAGGGCAACGTCCCGGACCTCATCGACATGCCCGAGGGGTGTCACTTCGCGCCGCGCTGCCCGTGGGCCCAGCCCGAGTGCACCGAGGGCGAGATTCCCAACCTCCAGCACGGCCCGGCCGAGGTCGACCACCGCGCCAAGTGCGTCCTCGAGGAGTTCGACGGGGGCCAGTACGGGGAGGACCGCGAGGGCATCACCACCCGCGACCACGAGATCGGCGACCGGCTCCTCCGGGTCGAGGGGATGAAGAAGCACTTCTCGCGGGCCGACGGCATGCTCGACGAGTGGCTGGCCGACGAGGTCGAGAGCGTCAAGGCGGTCGACGGCGTGAGCTTCGACATCTACGAGGGCGAGACGGTCGGGCTGGTCGGCGAGTCGGGCTGCGGCAAGTCCACCGCGGGCCGGACCCTGCTCCACCTCGAGGAGCCGACCGATGGTCGCATCGTGTTCCAGGGCACCGACCTCTCGGAGCTGGACCGCGAGGAACTGCGCGAGAAGCGCAAGGACATGCAGATGATCTTCCAGGATCCGCTGTCGAGTCTCGACCCGCGGATGACGGTGGGCCAGATCATCGCCGAACCCCTCAAGATCCACGACCTGCCCGAGGAGGCGCCGCCGGACGACACCTCGCGCAAGCAGCAGCGCCGCGACCGGGTCGTCGAGCTGATGGAAGCGGTCGGCCTCGAACCCGGCCAGTTCGACCGCTACCCCCACGAGATCTCCGGCGGCCAGCGCCAGCGGGTCGGCATCGCCCGGGCGCTCGCGGTCGACCCCGACTTCATCGTGGCCGACGAGCCGGTGTCAGCGCTCGACGTGAGCGTGCAGGCCCAGATTCTCAATCTGCTGGAGGATCTCCAGGAGGAGTTCGGGCTGACCTACCTGTTCATCGCCCACGACCTCAGCGTGGTCCGGCACATCTCCGACCGGGTCGCCGTGATGTACCTCGGCGAGATCGTCGAGGTCGCCGACACCGACGAGCTGTTCGCCGACCCCAAGCATCCCTACACCCAGGCGCTACTGTCGGCGATCCCCGAGCCCGACCCGCGGGCCGACACCGACGACCGCGTCATCCTCGAGGGCGACGTCCCCTCGCCCATCGACCCGCCGTCGGGGTGTCACTTCCGGACCCGGTGCCCGGAGGTCATCCCGCCGACGGACCTCGACATCGAGCAGGAGTCCTACCGCGCGGTGATGGACTACCGCGAGCGCGTCGAGGACCGCGCCATCGACCTCGACGCCGCGTGGGAGGAGGCCGGCGGCGACGGCGCCGAGGCCGAGACCGCGACCGCGGCGGACGGGGGCCGGCAGGGTGCCGGGACCGCCGCGTCCACCGCGGCGTTCAAGTCCGTGCTCTGGGACCGCCTGTTCGACGTCGAGCCGACCGGTCGCCCGCACGAGCTCGTCGAGGATTCGTTCGACCGCCTCGCCGAGGGCGACTGGGACGCCGCCGCGTCGCTGCTCCGCGAGCACTTCGAGAGCGTCTGCGAGCGGAAGAACCCGGTCCTCCAGGACGAGGCCCACCCGGCGGCCTGCCACCTCTACGACCAGCCCCGGTAG
- a CDS encoding carbohydrate kinase family protein, with protein sequence MSDHGPGASSSDSDADRPDRDARPVPPALDAVAVGSAVEDRVYALTNLPEPDGGAFVRDETTAVGGVAANVAAALTRLGRETGVVSRVGHDEAADRILADLRERDVDARRVRRGETDERTSYSLILRDPEGERMIVAGGESVPNLRLADDDRAYVRRADLAFTSAYAPDPVVADLVDAANERDDDFPPLVFDLAGPLSELEDRATRPETLDALLPVCDCFVANEVSARSYLGEDPREAIDILRERGARRAAVTHGTDGAHLLTKGGDVVEIPAFEVETVDTTGAGDAFTAGLIHAWLLGEESPEVAGRFAAATAALNCTAANARGGLPTEREVLELLDSR encoded by the coding sequence ATGAGCGACCACGGCCCGGGAGCGAGTTCGTCGGACTCCGACGCGGACCGCCCCGACCGCGACGCTCGCCCAGTCCCGCCCGCCCTCGACGCGGTGGCGGTCGGCAGCGCGGTCGAGGACCGCGTCTACGCGCTGACCAACCTCCCGGAACCCGACGGCGGCGCGTTCGTGCGCGACGAGACCACCGCGGTCGGCGGCGTCGCCGCGAACGTCGCGGCCGCGCTGACCCGTCTCGGCCGCGAGACCGGCGTCGTCTCCCGGGTAGGCCACGACGAGGCGGCCGACCGGATTCTGGCCGACCTCCGCGAGCGCGACGTCGACGCCCGGCGCGTCAGGCGCGGCGAGACCGACGAACGGACCTCCTACTCGCTGATCCTCAGGGACCCCGAGGGCGAGCGCATGATCGTCGCCGGCGGCGAGAGCGTGCCGAACCTCCGACTGGCCGACGACGACCGCGCGTACGTCCGGCGCGCCGACCTCGCATTCACGAGCGCGTACGCGCCCGACCCCGTGGTCGCCGACCTGGTGGACGCGGCGAACGAACGAGACGACGACTTCCCGCCGCTGGTCTTCGACCTCGCGGGTCCGCTCTCGGAACTCGAGGACCGCGCGACTCGCCCCGAGACGCTCGACGCGCTCCTGCCGGTCTGCGACTGCTTCGTCGCCAACGAAGTGTCGGCCCGGTCGTACCTCGGCGAGGACCCCCGGGAAGCTATCGACATCCTCCGCGAGCGCGGCGCCCGGCGGGCAGCGGTCACCCACGGGACCGACGGCGCGCACCTGCTCACCAAGGGCGGCGACGTTGTCGAAATCCCGGCGTTCGAGGTCGAGACCGTCGACACTACCGGCGCCGGCGACGCCTTCACCGCGGGGCTGATCCACGCGTGGCTGCTCGGCGAGGAGTCACCCGAGGTTGCGGGCCGATTCGCGGCGGCGACCGCGGCGCTGAACTGCACCGCGGCGAACGCGCGGGGCGGACTGCCGACCGAGAGGGAGGTCCTGGAACTCCTCGATTCCCGGTAG
- a CDS encoding universal stress protein gives MIDTVVIATDGSESVARAVRVALDLAERFDAAVHALYVVDTGEVESSPEALRDQLRDALESQGEEALDAVREHADREVVTAIREGRPESEIPEYARECGADVVATGTRGRHGENRFLIGSVAERVVRSCPVPVLTVRQLANDE, from the coding sequence ATGATAGACACCGTCGTCATCGCAACGGACGGCTCGGAGAGCGTCGCCCGGGCCGTCCGGGTCGCGCTCGACCTCGCCGAGCGGTTCGACGCCGCGGTCCACGCCCTCTACGTCGTGGACACCGGCGAGGTCGAGTCCTCGCCCGAGGCGCTCCGCGACCAGCTCCGCGACGCGCTGGAGTCCCAGGGCGAGGAGGCGCTCGACGCCGTGCGCGAGCATGCCGACCGCGAGGTGGTGACCGCGATCCGTGAGGGGCGCCCGGAGTCCGAGATCCCCGAGTACGCCCGCGAGTGCGGCGCCGACGTGGTGGCGACCGGGACCCGGGGCCGCCACGGCGAGAACCGGTTCCTCATCGGCAGCGTGGCCGAGCGCGTCGTCCGGTCGTGTCCCGTCCCGGTGCTGACCGTCCGGCAACTCGCAAACGACGAGTGA
- a CDS encoding ABC transporter permease: protein MISKRFVVKRLLLLVPVLFGVATFVFAILHLAPGDPARVIAGQRASEEFVRQIRTELGLNDPIWVQYGRFLFEAVQLDFGESYQIRRGTPIKQVLAARLPVTLEMALYGQILGIFFGIPIGVLGAIKQDSISDHVTRIGALSGISIPIYWSGPLLILLFAQVLNVFPASGRIGTRYSVEAITGVLTIDTLLHGNFAAFQSAVMHLFLPSLVIGIYSMALISRMMRSSMLETIRQDYMRTARAKGQGSKITVLKHGLRNALIPVVTVIGIQFGSLLGGAVLTETIFGIGGIGTLLVQAIRVGDYPVVQGTVLTFAFLFTLVNLLVDVTYSYLDPRIEQ from the coding sequence ATGATTTCCAAGCGGTTCGTTGTCAAACGACTCCTGCTGCTGGTCCCGGTGCTGTTCGGGGTGGCGACGTTCGTGTTCGCCATCCTCCACCTGGCGCCGGGCGACCCGGCGCGGGTCATCGCCGGCCAGCGGGCGTCCGAGGAGTTCGTCCGACAGATCCGGACCGAACTCGGGTTGAACGACCCCATCTGGGTGCAGTACGGTCGGTTCCTGTTCGAGGCCGTCCAGCTCGACTTCGGCGAGTCGTACCAGATCCGGCGCGGCACGCCGATCAAGCAGGTGCTGGCCGCCCGGCTCCCGGTCACGCTGGAGATGGCCCTCTACGGCCAGATACTGGGCATCTTCTTCGGCATCCCGATCGGGGTGCTGGGTGCCATCAAGCAGGACTCCATCAGCGACCACGTCACCCGGATCGGTGCGCTGTCGGGCATCAGCATCCCGATCTACTGGAGCGGTCCGCTGCTCATCCTCCTGTTCGCCCAGGTGCTGAACGTGTTCCCGGCGAGCGGCCGCATCGGGACCCGGTACAGCGTGGAAGCGATCACGGGCGTGCTGACCATCGACACGCTGTTGCACGGCAACTTCGCCGCCTTCCAGTCGGCGGTGATGCACCTCTTCCTGCCGTCGCTGGTCATCGGCATCTACTCGATGGCGCTCATCTCCCGGATGATGCGGTCGTCGATGCTCGAGACCATCCGCCAGGACTACATGCGGACCGCCCGCGCGAAGGGCCAGGGCTCGAAGATAACCGTGCTGAAACACGGCCTCCGGAACGCGCTCATCCCGGTGGTGACGGTCATCGGCATCCAGTTCGGCAGCCTGCTCGGCGGCGCGGTGCTGACCGAGACGATATTCGGCATCGGCGGCATCGGCACGCTGCTGGTGCAGGCCATCCGGGTCGGCGACTACCCCGTCGTCCAGGGGACCGTGCTGACGTTCGCGTTCCTGTTCACGCTCGTGAACCTGCTCGTCGACGTGACCTACTCGTACCTCGACCCGAGGATCGAACAATGA